A stretch of the Phycodurus eques isolate BA_2022a chromosome 15, UOR_Pequ_1.1, whole genome shotgun sequence genome encodes the following:
- the rad1 gene encoding cell cycle checkpoint protein RAD1: MPLLTESQGNNEQYVLVACLDNAHNLSNILKAIAFKDHALVTATPNGLKVTVENSKCLQANAFIQAEIFQEFTIKEDMVGLKINLTVLLDCLSIFGGSTVPGVSPALRLCYRGYGYPLTLFLEEGGVVTICKINTQEPEEPIDFEFCSSNVTNKVILLSESLKEAFSELDMTSEVLQITMSPSQPYFRLSTFGNAGSAHYDYSKDSDMMELFHCTTTQNNRYKMALLKPSTKALALSCKVSVRTDSRGVLSLQYLVRNDDGQICFVEYYCCPDEEVDDD, translated from the exons ATGCCGCTATTGACGGAGTCGCAGGGAAACAATGAACAATACGTGCTGGTAGCCTGCTTGGACAACGCACACAATCTGTCCAACATCCTGAAAGCCATTGCATTCAAAGACCACGCCCTCGTCACCGCCACACCCAACGGCCTCAAAGTCACTGTAGAGAACTCCAAATGTCTTCAAGCAAATGCCTTCATCCAG GCTGAAATCTTCCAGGAGTTTACTATCAAGGAAGATATGGTAGGATTGAAgatcaacctcacagttctgctgGATTGTCTCAGTATTTTTGGAGGAAGCACAGTACCAG GCGTGTCACCCGCTCTCCGACTGTGCTACAGAGGCTATGGTTACCCCCTGACCCTGTTCCTGGAGGAGGGCGGCGTGGTGACCATTTGCAAGATCAACACGCAAGAGCCAGAGGAGCCAATTGACTTCGAGTTCTGCAGCAGCAACGTCACAAACAAG gTGATCCTGCTGTCCGAGAGTCTGAAGGAGGCTTTTTCTGAACTGGACATGACCAGTGAGGTGCTGCAGATCACCATGTCCCCCAGCCAGCCTTACTTTCG GCTGTCGACGTTCGGCAACGCCGGAAGCGCTCATTACGACTACTCCAAAGATTCTGATATGATGGAGCTGTTCCATTGCACCACCACGCAAAACAACAG GTACAAGATGGCCCTGCTAAAGCCGTCCACCAAGGCGCTGGCGTTGTCCTGCAAAGTGTCTGTGAGGACCGACAGCAGGGGTGTCCTTTCACTGCAGTACCTGGTGCGCAACGACGACGGACAGATCTGCTTTGTGGAATACTACTGCTGTCCTGACGAGGAAGTGGATGATGACTGA
- the bxdc2 gene encoding ribosome biogenesis protein BRX1 homolog produces MSNLKRKRGGRVPGGKKAKKVKHVAGGGDPPADNQQEKKDEITIPPPVSMGKWTNKERVLIFSSRGINFRTRHLMQDLRNLMPHSKADTKMDRKDKLFVINEVCEIKNCNKCLFFEAKKKQDLYMWVSNSPHGPSAKFLVQNIHTLAELKMTGNCLKGSRPLLSFDPTFDKVPHYALLKELFIQTFSTPRYHPKSQPFVDHVITFTIADERIWFRNYQIIEEDAALVEIGPRFVLNLIKIFQGSFGGPTLYENTHFKSPNMHRRELRLAAAARVRERQMVKESLKAKKALVKPEIISDVTDNVFDTPVPAKPVIIETEPPEPKEKKKPRKAFKRNRMQMKRR; encoded by the exons ATGTCGAATCTCAAGCGAAAACGTGGAGGACGGGTACCCGGtggaaaaaaggcaaagaaagtCAAACATGTCGCAGGTGGAGGCGATCCACCCGCTGACAACCAACAGGAGAAGAAGGATGAAATCACCATTCCACCGCCTGTTTCTATG GGCAAATGGACCAACAAGGAAAGAGTTCTCATCTTCTCTTCGAGAGGCATTAACTTTCGAACCAGACACTTGATGCAAGACCTGAGGAACTTGATGCCACATTCGAAAGCAG ATACCAAAATGGACAGAAAGGACAAGCTATTTGTTATTAACGAG GTGTGCGAGATCAAAAACTGCAACAAGTGCCTCTTTTTTGAAGCCAAGAAGAAACAGGACCTCTATATGTG GGTATCAAATAGCCCCCATGGACCCTCTGCAAAATTCCTGGTTCAAAATA TTCATACACTGGCTGAGCTCAAGATGACGGGAAACTGCCTGAAAGGATCCAGGCCACTCTTGTCCTTTGATCCC ACATTTGACAAAGTGCCCCACTATGCTTTGCTGAAGGAGCTCTTCATTCAG ACGTTTTCCACGCCGCGGTATCACCCCAAGAGTCAGCCCTTTGTGGACCACGTCATCACCTTCACCATAGCAGATGAAAGAATTTGGTTCAGGAACTACCAG ATCATCGAGGAGGATGCGGCGCTGGTGGAAATCGGACCTCGCTTCGTCCTCAATCTTATAAAGATTTTTCAGGGGAGCTTCGGGGGGCCCACGCTCTATGAAAACACACACTTCAAGTCACCCAATATG CACCGGCGTGAGCTCCGTCTGGCGGCGGCGGCCCGTGTGCGTGAGAGGCAGATGGTGAAGGAGTCGCTGAAGGCAAAGAAGGCCCTAGTCAAGCCGGAGATCATCAGCGATGTGACAGACAATGTCTTCGACACACCGGTGCCGGCGAAACCCGTGATCATCGAGACTGAACCACCGGAGCCTAAAGAGAAAAAGAAGCCTCGCAAAGCGTTCAAAAGGAACAGGATGCAGATGAAGCGCAGGTAA
- the LOC133414005 gene encoding UPF0729 protein C18orf32 homolog gives MVCIPCIVIPVLLWVYKRFLEPFIYPFISPFINTFWTKKAVHESGTGDPAMGESCNRTSKELDHNVEVTANGSTVAGDKKTD, from the exons ATGGTGTGCATCCCCTGCATTGTCATCCCTGTTCTGTTGTGGGTCTACAAAAGGTTCCTGGAGCCCTTCATCTACCCTTTCATTTCACCCTTCATCAATACATTCTGGACTAAAAAAGCTGTGCACGAGTCCGGCACTGGTGACCCAGCTATGGGTGAGAGTTGTAATAGGACATCCAAGGAG ctCGATCACAATGTAGAGGTTACAGCCAATGGATCCACTGTAGCGGGCGATAAGAAGACAGACTGA